The region TGGCTCTATAAAGCTCATTTATGGTTTAGCTTTATTACCCAGGATTTTTTGGCGTGCTACCGTTATTCTATGAAATGGATAGATCTTTTTAACGAGCATAAACATTTGGTATCTATTCACCCCGTTTCCTATTTAAAAGGAAATCATTATTTACTGGAATCTTTATTTTACCTTAATCATACCAATTTATTCGAGAAAACCCTTAAGAATCTTGAAGGGATGCTGAAGGACGCCAAAATCCCCGACGATGATAATATCAAGGCCCTGGCTTTTCTTTATTTATACTCCAATAAACTGAATTTACGCTTTATGCAGGGCAATTTTTCCAATGGGGATGTGTTAGTCGAAAAAATTCAGAAACGGGTGAAAAAATATAAAGACCGAATTGATGAGCATCACATTATGGTGTTTTATTATAAAATTGCCTGTTTATATTTTGGTGACGGAAACAATAAAAAGTGTATCGAATTCCTAAATAAAATCATCAATAACAAATCGCTGGAAATGCGGGAAGACCTTATGTGTTTCGCCCGAATTTTAAGTCTGGTAGCCCATTATGAAGCCGGCCTGGATTATCATTTAGACCGTTTAGTAAAATCTACCTATAAGTTTTTAATTAAAATGAACGATTTGCACGAGGTACAGAAAGAAATGATTCGTTTTCTTAGAAATTTACCCGAAGTTTCGCCTCTTGAAATTAAAGATGAATTTAAAAAGCTGCACAGTAAACTAAAGGAATATGAAGATCATCCTTACGAACGCAGGGCATTCCTCTATCTTGATATCCTTTCCTGGTTGGAAAGTAAAATAGAAAACCGCCCTGTAGCCGATGTTATTGCTGAGAAAGTGGCTTTAGTGAGCCGTTAGTTATTTTCTAAAGATTATAGGTAGAGCGTATCGCGTAGCAATGGGTTCTCCAAAACGTTTGGTAGGATTCCATTTTGGCATTTTGGTCAAAACCCTTACAGCTTCTGCATTGTAACGATGTGGAGCGCCATCTACTATCTTAATTTCAGATAGATCTCCGTCAGGATTTATGGTAAACATCAAAACTACCTTAACTTCCATGTCTTTATCATGTTCCTGTGGAATATTTATATTTTCCTGCAAAAAACTATATAATCTTTTCTCACCGCCCGGATAGGAAGCAGGAATATGATATTCAAAATACTCTATTTCCTCACCTTTTTCATTCCATACCTGCCCTTTTTTTAGCTTATCTCTTTTAAAAACATCCTTTCTTCTTAGATCTCCATTTTCCCAATAGGCGATAAGCGTTCCGTGCTTTTTTCCATTTTTAAAAGGAAGCTGATAAAATAACTCGCCAGATTTATAAAACTGTTTATGCAAACCATCATAAACCTTTGTTTTACCTCTAAGATCGTAAGTGTGCTCCGCTTTTTTCGTTCCATCTATAAAATAGGTAGTTCGTAGAAAATCATATTTCTGGTCTGGAGTGGGAGTGATAATTTTAAAATATTCAGCGCCTTCTTTGGTATCCAAGTCCTGGTACTTATTATCCATATAAATGGTATCCTGGGCAAATGCGGAAAATGAAATAACAGTAAAAATTAAGCTGAGGTAAAGATTCTTCATAGGTGATTTAGGTAGTTTTTAGTTTATACAATTATTCCAAAGCACTTCATCTGGAGGAGGTGCAATAATTTGGATTTCTTCTTTTTTTACAGGATGAATAAATTTAAGTTCCCTGGCGTGCAGGTGAATACTGGCATCTTTATTACTTCGGTCAAATCCGTATTTTAGATCTCCCTTAATCGGGCTGCCTATCGCCGAAAGCTGACTTCTAATTTGATGATGTCGCCCGGTATGCAAATCTACTTCCAACAGAAAGTAGTTATCGAGTTTTTTCAGAAGTCGGTATTCCAGAATAGCTTTTTTGCTTTCAGGAACTTCTTTAATATGTGCGTAAGATTTGTTTTGTTTCGGATTTCTTTTCAAAAAATGAACTAAAGTATCCGATTTTTTCGGCGGAGGATTTTTTACTATTGCCCAATAAGTTTTTTGCGCTTCTTTTTCTTGAAAAAGTTTATTGAGCCGGGGAAGAGCTTTAGAGGTTTTCGCAAAGAGAACAATGCCACTGGTTGGCCTGTCGAGACGATGAACTACGCCCAAATAGACATTTCCGGGTTTATTATATTTTTCTTTTATATAAGATTTTACGACTTCGCTTAGCGGCTTATCGCCTGTTTTATCGCCCTGAACAATATCACCGGGCCGTTTATTTACCACAATAATGTGGTTGTCTTCAAAAAGTACCTGTAGGTTGTTTTTATCTGAAATTACTTTTTCCAAAGAGAAGTTTTTATTTGTACTGCCAACTGTAACTGTTCACTAAACTAATACTGCTCATCATCAGATGGGAACTTTTTGCTTTTTACATCGTCCCGATAGCCTTCAAAAGCTTTGGTCATTTCGGTATGTAAATCGGCGTATCTTCTTAAGAATCTTGGGTTAAATTCGTGTGTCATTCCCAGCATATCGTGAACCACCAAAACCTGGCCATCTACACCGTTGCCGGCGCCAATTCCAATTACTGGAATGCTTATACTTTCGGCCACTTCTTTAGCGAGTTTTGCCGGAACTTTTTCTAAAACTATGGCAAAACAACCAAGACGTTCTAACAATAGCGCATCAGATTTCAACTTATCAGCTTCTTCTTCCTCTTTTGCTCTAACGGTATATGTACCAAATTTATAAATTGATTGTGGTGTTAAACCCAAATGTCCCATCACCGGAATTCCGGCATTAAGGATTCGTTTAAGCGATTCTTTAATCTCTTTTCCACCTTCAAGTTTTACAGCGTGTCCGCCGCTTTCCTTCATAATTCTAATAGCCGATCTTAAAGCTTCTTTAGGATCACTCTGGTAACTTCCAAACGGAAGATCTACAACAACAAGCGCACGATTTATAGCTCTTACCACGCTGGTTGCGTGATAAATCATTTGGTCTAAAGTAATAGGAAGGGTAGTTTCATGGCCAGCCATTACATTACTGGCAGAATCTCCCACAAGAATTACATCTATTCCGGCGCCATCTACAATTTTTGCCATCGAGTAATCATATGCGGTAAGCATAGCGATATTCTCGCCATTCTTTTTCATATCTACCAATGACTTGGTGGTAACTCTTTTATATTCTTTCTTAGCTATAGACATATTTCCAATTTTGGAAGGTAAAAGTACAAAAACACGCGGTTTTAAGGCAAGAAGCTGGTTTTATTGTTTTTTAAGTTCAGTAAAAAGCGATTTTAATAATTCGCCATCGTCTCCGTGGTATTGCCAAAACATTGCGCCACCAAGATCATTCTCTTTAATAAACCGAGCTTTTTCCTTTATAGACTCGGGATCATCATAGGTGATAAAGGTGCCGGTATCTTCGCGCCATAAATAGGGTGCTTTAGCCGTTTTATCCCACAAGCGCCTGTAATTACTTGTTTTTAAACTGTCTTTTAATTCCCGATAATTTATACTGAAAGAATTTCCGAAAGCTTTTTGGTGAAGACCTGAGTTTCTGTTTTGGGTTTCGTGCCAACCGCGCCCATAAAAAGCCATTCCTATAACAAGTTTTTCTGAAGGAGCGCCAGCCGCTAAATGTTCTTCTACAGCCTTTTTAGTGCTCTGTTTATAAACTTCGGGATCGGTTTCTGAGACATATAAATTGGTATGATGCGAAGTAGAATCGTTCCAACCTCCCTGGTAATCATAACTCATAATATTAATAAAATCCAGGTGGGGATGAATCTTGTTTAATTCAACGTGCTTTAAATATTCTTCATTTGCAGCGGTGGCAATAGTTAATAGATAATTTCGATTATCAATTTTGCCAACCGAATCTAACTTTTTTCTAAAAAGCTTCAAGATAGAGGTAAAGTTTTCTTTGTCGTCGGGAGAATGATTATTTCCTGCTCCCGGTTGTCCTGGATATTCCCAGTCTAAATCTATCCCGTCTATATTGTGTTTTTTAAGAAATGAAATTCCGCTGTTGGCAAATCGCTCCCTGTCACTTTTGGTAGCCACAGCTTCAGAAAAGCCACCAGACCAGGTCCAGCCCCCAACCGAAATCAGGATTTTTAATTCGGGATTATTATTCTTTAAACTGTTTAATTTCTTTAAGCGTTCTACATCTTTGGGATTTCCCTCTATAATTTTTCCGTCTTTAATATTTGCAAAAGCATAATTTATATGAGTAAGTTTTTCGGCAAAAATTTCATTAAACCTGTCATCAACATTGCCGGCTACAATATACCCCACAATCTTCTTTTGTGCTCTTAATGCTGAATTACTAAAAAGAAAAACTAAAAGTAGAATTAGAGAAATTACAGATGCTCTTTTCATAGTTTAAGGGATTAGCTTGAAGGTTTAAAATACTAAATTAGCGGTTCTATAAAAATACCTTAATGAATAAGTTATTCCTAATTAGTTTTTTGTTTTTCTGCCAGTTAGGCTGGAGTCAAAATTCAGAAAAAGAAGATCTTCAAAATTTGATCGAAGACTTTTTTGAAGCTTTTCACGCCCAGGATTCTAAAGCATTACGAAATTTTGCCCATCCAGAAATTAAAATGCAATCTGTAGCTATTGATGCTGAAGGAAATACTACCCTTTCTACCGAAGAATACACTACTTTTTTAAAATCTATTGCGTCAATTCCGGAGACCACTAAATTTGAAGAACAATTACATGGATTCGAAATTAATATCAATGATATGATCGCCAATGTAAGTATTCCTTATTCGTTTTTTATAAATAATGAATTGAGTCATTGCGGCGTGAACACTTTTCAATTGATGAAGTCTAAAGGCGAATGGAAAATTATTTATCTGGTTGATACGCGCAGTAAATTGGGGTGCGAATAATTTCTTCATTCTACATCTTTTACACATCTAAAGCCTAAATGTTCCAGGCCACTTTCGGGAGTAGAACTCATTCTGGCAGCGTTTCTATAACCTGTACAATAAGATTCACTGCATAAAAATGAACCACCACGAATAACTTTTTGTTGTTCTGCATTAAAATATTCCTTGAAATAACCATCGGTGCGTTGTTCCAGTTTTGAGTAGGCATTGGGATAATAAGTATCTAAAACCCATTCCCAGGCATTTCCTGCAATTTCATAAAGCCCGAAAGCATTGGGAGAAAAACTTTTTACCGGCGCTGTTTTCTCAAAATTATCTTTTACTTCGTTAGCAACAGGAAAATCACCCTGATGAAAATTAACAAACCCGGTAGCTTTTTCAAAATCATTTCCCCAGTGGTAGATTTGATTTTCTTTTCCGCCTCGGGCCAGGTATTCAAATTCTGCTTCTGTTGGTAAACGTTTTCCTGCCCATTTCGCGTATGCTAAGGCATCGTACCAGGAAACCTGCACTACGGGATGATTTTCCTTTCCTTCAATATCACTTTGCGGGCCTTGTGGATGTTTCCAGTTGGCACCTTCTTTAAATTTCCACCAGGCCTGCGGATTTTCGGGATCAAAAACCATTGCGCCGGGAGGAAAACTTTCTCCGTTGATTTCAAAACTGCGCTCGGCGGTTGTTATATAACCGGTTTTTTCTACAAATTTCCTGAATTCGGCATTAGTTACTTCCGTTTCGTCTACCCAAATGGTTTCAATAGTTTCTTGATGCTGCGGAAATTCATCGCGCCTGGCTTGTTGCGAATTTCCACCCATCGTATAATCCCCACCTTCAATTTTTAGCATTTTGGAAGTTGAAACCGAATCGCGTTCTTTGATTTCAGCAATTTCTTCTAAATATTTTTTGTGGTAGGATTTTTCAGTTTGTTGAATATTTTCTTCGGAAGTTTCATTTTTTTCCTTTTCCTGATTTTTACAGCTGAAAAATGAAAAAAATAGAAAAGTGATAATAGTATATTTTGAAAGGAAGAAACGCATTTTTAAATTTTCGGCTAAAGGTATAGAAGTGTTTCCAACTAAAGATTAACTGATACTGAAAATGTTTTCCAGCCAAGAACATACAAATTTTATACTCATAAAAGGAATAAGAATATTCAATAGGTTTTCTGAAATTTAGAAAGCAGAACTTTCAAAAAGTATTATTGGTGGCAAAATCACGAAAATAAAAAGCCACTAAATTCAAAATTAATATTTGAAAATTTCGTGGCAGTTTATTTAAAAATAAAAGTCTATTAAGGTTTTAAAACCACTCTAAATCTCGCTTTGTTATTGATCATTTTATCGTAGGCTTCGCTAACTTTATCTAGCGGATATTCTTCTATTTTAGGTTTTGTCCCGGTCATTGCGCTAAATTTTAAAGTATCTTCAGAATCCATTGCGGTACCGCTAGGCCAACCGGCAACCGATTTTCTACCCATTAGAAGTTCCATTGGAGAAACTTGAATAGGATCTCCGGTTGCTGCAACCATTAATAGCTTCCCGTCTATTCCTAAACCACCAATTACAGAGGTAATTGCTTCGCTATTTGGAGCAGTGGCCAAAATGAGTTTAGCACCGCCCAGCTTTTTCAATTCTTTGGCAGCATCTTTTTGTTTGGCGTTTATAAAATGATGTGCGCCTAATTCTTCGGCTAGCTCTTTTTTGCTGTCACTGGTAGAAATTGCCACGGTGCGCATTCCCATTTTTGCCGCATATTGTAAAGCCAGATGGCCTAAACCACCAATTCCCTGCACGGCAACGGTATCTCCGGCTGTAATTCCTGAATTTCGTAAAGCGTTAAAAACAGTAATCCCGGCACAGAGCAGGGGAGCGGCTTCTGCCGAAGATAATTCTTCAGGAATATTTACCACGGCTTCTTGTGGAGCTGTCATAAATTCGGCGTAACCACCATCGTAAGAGATTCCGCTTATTTTTCCGTTTTCGCAGCTTATAAAATCACCGCGGCGGCAGGGTTCACATTCAAAACAATGTCCGCCGTGCCATCCTACACCAACGCGCTGGCCTTTTTTCCAGTTGTTTACGCGTGCACCAACTTCTTCTATAATTCCTACCACTTCGTGGCCGGGAACGCGCGGATATTCAATGCCTGGAAACGCGCCATCTTTTACAAAAGCATCGCTATGGCAAATACCGCAAGCTTCTACTTTAATTAAAACTTCGTTCTCTTTTGGTGAAGGTTTGTCGATATCTACAACATGAAAATCACCACCTTTTTCTTTTACCTGTACAGCTTTCATAACTTTTTTTTTGGTTGGAAACTGAAGTTACAAAAAGGCTAAATGCTTCTGTTTTAATCCTTTGTTAAATAAGTTTATAAAAGCTTTGGAAGAAGGAAGAATACTACAATTCCGTTGTTCATGGCGTGCATAGCGATTGGCCAGATAAGGTTTCCGTTTTCGACTTTTATTTTTCCGAAGAAATACCCGGCGATAATTCTTGGAAAAATTAATATAAATAGAATAAGATCAAATTCCCATCCTTCAACATAATTCCAAATATGAACCAGCCCAAAAAGCACAGCAGTAAGTAGCCAAATAAACCTATAATTCCGGTATAGAATTATGCGAAATACTCTAAGAAACCTTGAAGGAGTAAGAGATTGTAAAAACAGAAAAATGATAATAGCCGATAAAATTACCAGGCCATATTTAAGTAATGAATGAGCTTCCTGTGGAATAAAACCGAGTCCTACAAAGGCAAGTACAGCACAAATGAAAATATAGATTTCGGTAAAAGAAGGTTTTATAAGTGTTCTAAACATACTTTCTTCCAGGAGTGGCGCGATAATTACCGCCATTAGGACAAATGCCAACGGACTTTCGTTCATTAAATCGAATAGTTCGGTTTGCTGGTATTTTTCCAGGTCTAATTCCGGTAAAAATGTATTTAAAAATCCCAGTAGAAAGAAAAACAAAAAATAGGTCCCAATCATGAACCAGTAGTTGCGAAAGAGATTGCTGACTTTAGGTGGGATTTTTGGAAGCTGCAAAGGATTGAATTTGATTATTGCTGCAATTTAATACTGTGGTGATATTTTAAGCCACGAATTCACGAATTTTTATTTGTGAAATAATAAAAACTGATAATTAAAAAAATGAACAATAACCGAAAACCGAGAACAGATCAAAAACAGATTGCCGCATCGCTTCGCTCTTCGCAATGACGATTATAATTATTTATTACTAACAATCGCTTAAATTCACTTTAACTGCAAGTCCGCCCTCTGAGGTTTCTTTGTATTTGGAATTCATATCTTTTGCGGTGTCCCACATTGTTTCAATCACTTTATCCAGTGGAACTTTAGCTTTAGTGGCATCACTTTCCAGAGCAATTTCAGCAGCGTTAATGGCTTTTATGGCGCCCATCGCATTCCTTTCAATACAAGGCACCTGCACCAAACCGGCAATAGGATCGCAGGTTAGACCAAGGTGATGTTCCATCGCAATCTCAGCAGCCATAAGGACCTGTTCTGGTGTGCCACCAAGTAATTCTGTTAATCCGCCGGCAGCCATTGCCGAGGATACGCCAATTTCGGCCTGGCAACCCCCCATAGCGGCAGAGATCGTGGCACCTTTTTTAAAGAGACTGCCAATTTCACCGGCAACCAACATAAAGCGTTTCATATCTTCAAAAGTAGCCTCGTGGTTTTCGATTACCATATAATACATCATTACTGAAGGTACGGTGCCGGCACTACCATTTGTAGGTGCGGTAACTACACGACCCAAAGATGCATTTACCTCGTTCACACTAATAGCAAAACAGCTAACCCACTTAAGGATTTGCCTAAATTTTACTTCAGTTCTTCTAATAGCACTGGTCCATTCTTCGGGAGAGTTATATTTTTCTTCGCCAATAAGACGCTGATGCATTTCAAAAGAACGGCGTTTTACATTAAGTCCGCCGGGAAGGGTTCCTTCGGTATGGCAGCCAATGTACATAGATTCCAGCATCACATCCCAAATTTGTTTTAAACCGGAATTTATTTCTTCTTCGCTTCTAAGGGATTTTTCATTTTCCAGAACAATTTCAGAAATAGGTTTGTTTTCAGCTTTGCAGTAGGCGAGAAGTTCTGTAGCTTTTTCAATTGGAAAGGGAAATTCCAAAAAGCTTTTCATCTTCTTACTGGCGTTTTTACGTTCTTTTTTAACAACGAAACCGCCGCCAATAGAATAAAAGGAAGAAGATATTTTTTTACCGTTTACCAGAGTTGCCCGAAAGGTCATTCCGTTGGGATGAAATTCAAGGAAATTACGATTGAATTTCACATCTTCAGCAATGCTAAAATCAATCTCTCTTTCAGCGTTTAAATGGAGTTTTTTAGATTCCCTGATTTTTTCAATTTCAGAATCAATAATGGAAATATCCATAGTTACAGGATCATGGCCGCAAAGTCCCAGAATGGTAGCGATATCTGTGGCGTGACCTATACCGGTAAGGGAAAGAGAGCCATAAAGATCTATGTGAATGTGTTCCACGTCATCAAAAGTCCCTTTTTGCTTTAATTCTGCAATCCAGCGTTGCGCTGCTCGCCAGGGACCTAAAGTATGAGAACTGGAAGGGCCTACGCCCACCTTCAACATATCAAAAACACTAATACATTCAATTTTTCGCATTGTATAACTCCTATTTTGCTACAAAAATAAGGATTTGTTAGTATGATGTAGAATGAATTGAAAAAATATTAAAACGATTTCGTAGGGAGTAAACTACTTTGAAATAAGATGGAGAGGCAATATAGTGTAATAATATTTTTGGTTTTAAGGAGAATTCAGGTGTATTTAAATTTCGATGATCGATTAAAGCGCAGATTTGGCAAGTGCTTTCAGGAAAAAATGACAACCTGTCATAAGTTTTCCGCTGGCATAATGATTGACTTTAAGACCTCGAAGAATTGAAATCAATAATATAAAATATAACGAATAGAATTATGGGTAAAATAATTGGAATTGACTTAGGTACTACCAACTCTTGCGTTGCAGTAATGGAAGGTAACGAGCCTACGGTAATACCTAATGCCGAAGGAAAAAGAACTACACCATCTGTAATCGCATTTGTAGAAGGTGGCGAAATAAAGGTTGGTGACCCTGCAAAAAGACAGGCTGTTACTAACCCAACAAAGACCGTAGCATCTATAAAGAGATTTATGGGGAATAAATATTCTGAAGCTTCTAAAGAAGCTGGAAGAGTTCCTTATAAAGTTGTTAAGGGGGATAATGATACTCCACGTGTAGAGATTGACGGTAGAAAATATACTCCGCAGGAACTTTCTGCAATGGTACTTCAGAAAATGAAGAAAACCGCAGAAGATTATCTTGGACAGGATGTAACTGAAGCGGTAATTACCGTACCTGCATACTTTAACGATTCTCAACGTCAGGCTACAAAAGAAGCCGGTGAGATCGCAGGATTGAAAGTTAGCCGTATTATAAACGAACCAACTGCTGCAGCTCTTGCTTACGGACTTGATAAAAAATCTCAGGACCAAAAGATCGCTGTATATGACCTTGGTGGTGGTACTTTTGATATCTCTATCCTGGAATTAGGTGATGGTGTATTTGAGGTATTGTCTACAAATGGTGATACGCACCTTGGTGGTGATGATTTTGATGAGGTATTAATCGATTATCTTGCAGATTCTTTTCAGAAAGCTGAAGATATCGATTTAAGAAAAGACCCAATGGCACTTCAGCGTTTAAAAGAAGCTGCTGAAAAAGCTAAAATTGAGTTGTCTTCTTCAACACAAACAGAAATCAACTTACCTTATGTAACGGCAACGTCAAGCGGACCAAAACACCTTGTAGAAACTATTAGCCGTTCTAAATTTGAGCAATTAGCTTCAGAATTAGTAACACGCTCTATGGATCCTGTGAAAAAAGCACTTAGCGATGCAGGACTTTCAAAAAGCGATATCGATGAGGTAATTCTTGTTGGTGGTTCTACCCGTATGCCTAAGATTCAAGAAGAAGTAGAAGCATTTTTCGGTAAAAAACCTTCTAAAGGGGTGAATCCAGATGAGGTTGTTGCTATTGGTGCAGCTATCCAGGGTGGTGTATTAACTGGAGATGTAAAAGATGTATTGTTACTTGATGTTACTCCACTCTCTTTAGGTATTGAAACTATGGGAGGAGTTAACACGAAACTTATCGAGTCTAATACTACGATCCCAACTAAGAAATCACAGACATTCTCTACCGCGGCCGATAATCAGCCTTCAGTAGAAATTCACGTGTTGCAGGGTGAACGTCCAATGGCGACCGATAATAAAACAATTGGTAGATTCCACTTAGACGGAATTCCACCAGCGCCAAGAGGAACACCTCAAATTGAAGTGACTTTTGATATTGATGCCAATGGTATCATTAAAGTAAGCGCTACCGATAAAGCAACCGGTAAATCTCAGGATATTCGTATCGAGGCTTCTTCAGGATTAACAGAGGAAGAAATCGAGAAAATGAAGAAAGAAGCTGAAGCAAATGCTGATGCTGATAAGAAAACCAAAGAAAAAGTAGATAAGCTTAATGAAGCTGATGCTATGATCTTCCAAACTGAAAAGCAGTTGAAGGAATTTGGTGATAAGATTTCTGAAGATAAGAAAAAGCCGGTAGAAGAAGCTTTAGAAGAATTGAAGAAAGCTTACGAAACTAAAGAGCTGGATCAAATCACTCCTGCTTTAGACAAATTAAACGAAGCCTGGAAAACAGCTTCTGAAGAAATGTATAAAGCACAAGCTGAAGCCCAAGACGGTGAGGCAGGACCACAACAAGGTGCTACCGGAGCTGAAGGTGGAGAGCAAGCTGGAGGAAAGGACTCTAAGAGTGGAGACGACGTAGAAGATGTAGATTTTGAGGAAGTGAAGTAAGCAGAGAGCCATTTTCATAGCGCAAAGCGTTGTGAAAAATGTGCGAATCGCTTATCCCGACGAAAGTCGGGATCTCAAGAAAACGAGAGGCTTATTCCGAACTTGCTTCGGGATCTTAAAACCTCAAACTCACATCTGAGCAATAAAAAAAAGCGCAATCATTAATTTGGTTGTGCTTTTTTCATTTTTACACGCAACCATTTCGTGTTTTTTGCATCTACTATATAAATACCAACAATTATGAAAAAATTTATACTATTTGCATTATTCTTTTCAGCAACGATAATTTCTTGTACCAATAATGATGATGAAGTGATTGCAGATTCACAACTAGAAGTTCAAAACGCATGCACTGCAGATAAACCATTAGAATTAGAGTGGATGCAGGATTTAATAACTGAGTTAAACTGCGGTGAATATGCCTGTAAGGTCTCTATTTTAAAAAGTGAATATGAAGGCGAAACAGTTTTTTATATTCAAATGACAGACCCGGTATGCAATGGATTCGACGAGATTACTTTATACAACTGTACGGGAAAAAAGGTTGAATCATTTAGTATTGAAGAAAGCATGGAGTTCGTAAATAGTCCAGGGCGAGAGGTCGAGGAAATCTTTAGTTGTAATGTATAAATGATTCAGTTTTAAGAGGCGCAAAATTCCTAATTCTGAAAGAAATTGCGCTTTTTTCGTTTTTACAGCAACCATTTTGTGATTTTTACATCTACTATATAAATACCAAAAATTATGAAGAAATTTATTCTATTATCAATTTTGAGTTCGACAACTATTTTTTTGGCCTGCAGTCCGGAAAATACTGATGATGAACAAGAAAATTTCAATACCGATCCTGTTTCTCTTAATATTGGTTTAGAGGAAAATTGTGCAGAAACCGAAACTTACTGTGCCATGAGTGATACGTGCGGTGAGGAGTTTTTAAATTTAATTGATTTCCAATATAATGACTCTGAGTTAGAATTTACCATGTACTTCAATTCCCAAATTGAAAATAATTTTAGCCTTGAAACTTTAAGAAACAATTTCGAATACTTGAATTTTGTTATAAGATTTCCTGAACAAAAAACAGATAGTATGTCATATGCTTATGTTCACAAATTACCCATAAGAGAATTGAACACTCCGAGTGAAGAAGGCTTTACTCTAAGTTTTGATAATTATGAAGATGGAGTTATTACTGGTTCGCTAATAGGTGATATATCAGAAATGACTAAAGTTAAACAATCAGATGATCCTAATTGTATAATGGATGATATCATGGGGATTTGTACTGAAGAAATTAGTGTAGAAAAAGCAGTTGCTATAGATTTTAAATTTTGTTTAGACAGATAGTTAGTGCTTATTATAGCGTCACTATCCTAAAAACGTAATATACAAATACACAAAATTAAAAACTACTAAAAGAGCGAAGCATACTAAGCTGAAAATCCTATAACTCTTTACAGGGCGGTGTTTTTCAGGCATTTGCTTTCCTGTAACCAGTTTATAATTAAACCAGGCTAGAAATGGTGCTGATAGAAATGAAAGTCCGGCGGCGAAATCTACCAAAATTGTAAACGAACCGGAGAGAAAATACAAAATAGAAAGCGAAAGAACCGGGATAATAAAAATGGAAATTCGGTAAATTTTCCATTTTTCTTTTTTGTCTTCAGGTTTATCCTTTTCCGGGTTTTTTAATTCAGAAATTACTCTAGGGTAAGCATCGGTTACGGTTAAAACCGTACTTAACATGGTAATAAAAGCCGCAACCGAAATTAAAGGTTTGCTCCATTCGCCAAGCGTTTTTCCGTATAATTCCACCAACTGACTCGAGAATTCCACACTATTACTAGAAAATGAAGTTCCGCTGCCAAACATGACTAAAACACCAAGCAAAAAGAATAGCAAACCTATAAAAGCAGCCGAAAAATAACCCACATTGAAATCGGCGAAAGCACCTTTTACAGAAATTTTTTGTTGGTTTTGTAATGCTTTCTCTTTAGTCCAGATAGAATGCCAAACCGAAGCATCTAGCGGAATAGGCATCCATCCCATAAAAGCGATTATAAAACCCAAACTGGCGGTAGTCCATAACGAAGGCGGTTTGGTGGTAACTGCATCGTTAACCGTTCCCGCACCAA is a window of Salegentibacter salegens DNA encoding:
- a CDS encoding L-serine ammonia-lyase, which translates into the protein MRKIECISVFDMLKVGVGPSSSHTLGPWRAAQRWIAELKQKGTFDDVEHIHIDLYGSLSLTGIGHATDIATILGLCGHDPVTMDISIIDSEIEKIRESKKLHLNAEREIDFSIAEDVKFNRNFLEFHPNGMTFRATLVNGKKISSSFYSIGGGFVVKKERKNASKKMKSFLEFPFPIEKATELLAYCKAENKPISEIVLENEKSLRSEEEINSGLKQIWDVMLESMYIGCHTEGTLPGGLNVKRRSFEMHQRLIGEEKYNSPEEWTSAIRRTEVKFRQILKWVSCFAISVNEVNASLGRVVTAPTNGSAGTVPSVMMYYMVIENHEATFEDMKRFMLVAGEIGSLFKKGATISAAMGGCQAEIGVSSAMAAGGLTELLGGTPEQVLMAAEIAMEHHLGLTCDPIAGLVQVPCIERNAMGAIKAINAAEIALESDATKAKVPLDKVIETMWDTAKDMNSKYKETSEGGLAVKVNLSDC
- the dnaK gene encoding molecular chaperone DnaK; protein product: MGKIIGIDLGTTNSCVAVMEGNEPTVIPNAEGKRTTPSVIAFVEGGEIKVGDPAKRQAVTNPTKTVASIKRFMGNKYSEASKEAGRVPYKVVKGDNDTPRVEIDGRKYTPQELSAMVLQKMKKTAEDYLGQDVTEAVITVPAYFNDSQRQATKEAGEIAGLKVSRIINEPTAAALAYGLDKKSQDQKIAVYDLGGGTFDISILELGDGVFEVLSTNGDTHLGGDDFDEVLIDYLADSFQKAEDIDLRKDPMALQRLKEAAEKAKIELSSSTQTEINLPYVTATSSGPKHLVETISRSKFEQLASELVTRSMDPVKKALSDAGLSKSDIDEVILVGGSTRMPKIQEEVEAFFGKKPSKGVNPDEVVAIGAAIQGGVLTGDVKDVLLLDVTPLSLGIETMGGVNTKLIESNTTIPTKKSQTFSTAADNQPSVEIHVLQGERPMATDNKTIGRFHLDGIPPAPRGTPQIEVTFDIDANGIIKVSATDKATGKSQDIRIEASSGLTEEEIEKMKKEAEANADADKKTKEKVDKLNEADAMIFQTEKQLKEFGDKISEDKKKPVEEALEELKKAYETKELDQITPALDKLNEAWKTASEEMYKAQAEAQDGEAGPQQGATGAEGGEQAGGKDSKSGDDVEDVDFEEVK
- a CDS encoding CPBP family glutamic-type intramembrane protease, which codes for MIGTYFLFFFLLGFLNTFLPELDLEKYQQTELFDLMNESPLAFVLMAVIIAPLLEESMFRTLIKPSFTEIYIFICAVLAFVGLGFIPQEAHSLLKYGLVILSAIIIFLFLQSLTPSRFLRVFRIILYRNYRFIWLLTAVLFGLVHIWNYVEGWEFDLILFILIFPRIIAGYFFGKIKVENGNLIWPIAMHAMNNGIVVFFLLPKLL
- a CDS encoding alcohol dehydrogenase — encoded protein: MKAVQVKEKGGDFHVVDIDKPSPKENEVLIKVEACGICHSDAFVKDGAFPGIEYPRVPGHEVVGIIEEVGARVNNWKKGQRVGVGWHGGHCFECEPCRRGDFISCENGKISGISYDGGYAEFMTAPQEAVVNIPEELSSAEAAPLLCAGITVFNALRNSGITAGDTVAVQGIGGLGHLALQYAAKMGMRTVAISTSDSKKELAEELGAHHFINAKQKDAAKELKKLGGAKLILATAPNSEAITSVIGGLGIDGKLLMVAATGDPIQVSPMELLMGRKSVAGWPSGTAMDSEDTLKFSAMTGTKPKIEEYPLDKVSEAYDKMINNKARFRVVLKP